The region GCCAGCAACAATTGAACTATTTCTTCGTTTCCGGCATCAATGGCACATGTGAGAGCCGTACGATTCTCAGTATCCTTTGCTTTCACATCGGCTCCGCGCTCGATAAGGATTCTTGCTGCTTCGGCAAATCCATTCTCCGTCGCCAAAATCAAAGGAGTCTTCCCATCATTATCAGCAACGTTAATGTCCGCGCCATTGTTCAGCATGAAGTCAATGATATCAGGAAATCCTCTCGCAGCAGCATTCAACAAAGCGGTGTAGCTAAACTGGTCCCGGGCGTTGACATCGGCGCCAGATTCGATCAACAACTCCACGATTGAAAGGTGACCGTAGGTCGCTGCTCCAGTCAAGGCGGTGGCTCCGACCTTGTTCTGGCTGTTCACTTCTGCTCCAGCTTCAATGAGCAGTTCCGCTGCAGAAAGATTACTTTTCCAACTTGCGCACATGAGCGCAGTGCCTCCCCCAAAATGGCGGTGGTTTACGTCGGCTCCGCATTCGAGCAGCAATCGAGCCGTATTTGTACTGCCGTGAAAGGAAGCTATTATCAATGGTGTCTCGCCTGAATCATTTGCAGCATTAACGTCCGCGCCGCATTGTATGAGGTAATCCGCGATCTCCCAATGTTTCTGATAGATTGCTGTCAGTAAAGCAGTTCCTCCTTTGTGTTGTCGTGCTTCCAGATTTGCTCCTTGTCGCACAAAGAGCTTCACGAGCTCCATGTTTCCGCACCAGGCTGCCATTATCAACGGAGTGGCAGAACCTTCCACTTCATACATCGCGTTGATGTCAGCGCCATGCTCAACCAGCATGTGTGCTATGTCCGTAAATCCTCGTAAAATGGACCTGCTTAAAGCGGAATTGCCTTCATCATCTCTTGCGTCTACATTCGCTGCGCAATCGAGAAGGAGCTTAACGACTTCGATCCGTCCGGTTTCAGATGCTGCAATGAGACCAGTCTCACCATCTACCGATCTGGAGGTAGCATCCAACCCCGAATCCAGGAATTCCTTTACGGCGCCCAGATCTCCAGATCGACAAGCATCAATCAGCATCTCCGGTACCGTGCGATCGCTCATGAGGATTTTCCCCTTTCGCTTGTGTGGTCGATATATCCAAGGAGAACCAGAAGTCAAAATCATATTTCACTTGTTTTATTTCCGAATCCCAGCGGCAAGACCTCTGTCGTCACGGATATGATGAAAGGCGTCTCCCTGTTTCTTACCCCAACTGCTGGAATGGTGTAGTAGAAATCCGGGCCCGACAAGATACTCTGCGGCATACGAGACAAGTGAGTGTCATTTTCACAAGAGTGTCTGTCGGTAGATTGGGTTTGAGTACCGCTCTCGGCCGTTCGTCAGCTTCTAATATTGATTCGTCATAAAGTTCACAACTCCCGAGCCAGGGATGTGCCTCCTTCCTTACGAACGGTGGACCTGACTCCGCTCCGGAGTCACACCGCCTGTCGAGGGCAAACCATTGCGAAACGGACTAACGCCGGACGAACACTTTGTTCCACCTCAAGCAAACTGACGTGCCGTTGGAGATTGAGTATTCACCCCATGGACCGGTGGAATATAAGTCGTGCCGTGCCTGCTGCCGGTGAGCTGTTCGTCCAGTTCGCAGATTCGGGCAACCAGCTCAAACATCCGTGCCAACTCGGGAGCGCCATTAGCTTCCATCTGCTGCATTCTCTTTATAGCCCATGTTTTCATGCTGTTTGCACCTTCCGTCTTTCTTCGGTCTTGCTTTTACAATTCGGAAGGAGCGGGAGCAGATAACAAGAAAAGATGAAGATTATTGATGGAGAACACCCGCCTTGTTTTAAGCGGAAAGGTCGACGTAGATATTTCTCACGAGCGGATGTCTTCTATCACTTTGATCCTGGAGGCATTGCGCCGTTCTGTTGTGTGAGGCCCACAGGGATAGGCAACTATAAGACATGAACGATTCTGTCTGAAGTAGCCGACTATTCAGTGGCCCCGCGGCTTTTCAGGTATTTTATGATGATATTGTCTTTCTTCGTCCTCTCGTCCCTCAGTCGGATGTGGTTCGCCAGAAGCGCGAGAGCTGTGTAACCGGATCGATTGCGTTCATTGATATCGGCCCCGTGTTCAACCAATAATCGGACCAAATCGAGATTGCCTCTGACACAAGCGTCCATAAGCAGCGAAAGAAGCCCGGAGCCGGGAGTCCTCACATTCGGATTCGCGCCTCTTTCCAGCAACAATTTTGCGACATCTAACTTCCCGCGGTAACAGGCGACTGAGAGTGGAGTTCCCCCGTGTTTGTTGCGCTCATTGACGTCCGCACCATTTTCGATCAGTCTTTTGACCACACCGATGTCGCCCGCCGCACAGGCTTCCATGAGGGGTGTGTACTGGGGATCGAGCCGCACCGCGAGTGCTGTAGATGGGTTCCCGCCAATTATTGCAATCAACATCATGATGACTAGGGCCCCTGGAAGAACCTTGCCACAGTAGCTTTTGACAGGTACTACTCGGTCGCGTTTCCTTTTCATGGTATCCTCCACCAATGTTAGTCGGGGAAGGGCCGCCGGTTT is a window of Desulfomonile tiedjei DNA encoding:
- a CDS encoding ankyrin repeat domain-containing protein encodes the protein MSDRTVPEMLIDACRSGDLGAVKEFLDSGLDATSRSVDGETGLIAASETGRIEVVKLLLDCAANVDARDDEGNSALSRSILRGFTDIAHMLVEHGADINAMYEVEGSATPLIMAAWCGNMELVKLFVRQGANLEARQHKGGTALLTAIYQKHWEIADYLIQCGADVNAANDSGETPLIIASFHGSTNTARLLLECGADVNHRHFGGGTALMCASWKSNLSAAELLIEAGAEVNSQNKVGATALTGAATYGHLSIVELLIESGADVNARDQFSYTALLNAAARGFPDIIDFMLNNGADINVADNDGKTPLILATENGFAEAARILIERGADVKAKDTENRTALTCAIDAGNEEIVQLLLAAGEA
- a CDS encoding ankyrin repeat domain-containing protein, which translates into the protein MKRKRDRVVPVKSYCGKVLPGALVIMMLIAIIGGNPSTALAVRLDPQYTPLMEACAAGDIGVVKRLIENGADVNERNKHGGTPLSVACYRGKLDVAKLLLERGANPNVRTPGSGLLSLLMDACVRGNLDLVRLLVEHGADINERNRSGYTALALLANHIRLRDERTKKDNIIIKYLKSRGATE